TGGTGGGCGGACAGGGCACGCAGCTGCTCTCGTTCCGCGACGAGGGCGTCCTGGACGCCTTCCCGGGGGTGAGCTTCGAGCGCTGTGAGAAGGCCATGCAGCTCATCCAGGCGGATGGCCGGGTCCTGGAGGGAGCGGAGGCCATTGTCCGCGCGCTGGGCCGGCGGCCGTTGGGGCGGCTGCTCTACGTGTACTACGTCCCCGGACTGCGGCAGCTGGCGGACGCGGTGTATGGGGTGGTGGCCCGCTACCGCTTCCGCATCGCGGGTCGCAACTGCCCCGACGGGGCCTGCGCGGTGCACTTCAAATAGGGGGAGGGGCGCGGGTAGCATGCGGCCTTCCCCGCATCCTCCTCTGGCCCCTTCGTGACTTCGCCTCCTCCCAACCTGCAGGCCGCCCAGTCCTTTCGCCGCTTCTTCGGGGAGCTGCGGGAGACGTACCTGGAGCGGGAAACGCTGTTCACGCAGATTGAGCTGGCGCTGCTCTGCCGCGAGCACGTGCTGGTGGTGGGGCCGCCCGGGACGGCGAAGAGCGCGGTCGCCAGCGCTGTGCTGGGGCGCATCACGGACGAGGTGTCCGGGCTGCCGTCGCTGTTCTCCAAGCAGATCGCGGAGACGACGCTGCAGACGGACCTCATCGGTCCGGTGGATTTCAAGGTGCTCACGGAGACGGGGCGCACCGAGTACCTCACCGACGAGGGCATGCTGGGCGCGGTGCACGCGTTCCTGGACGAGGTCTTCGACGGCCGGGACATGCTGCTGCGCTCCATCCTCAACGTGATGTACGAGCGGGAGCTGAAGCACGGCCGCAAGGTGACGGCCGGCCGCACCGAGTGCGTGGTGATGACGAGCAACCGGTACCTCACGGAGGTGCTGGCGCGCTCGCCGGAGCTGCTCCTGGCGTTCGCGGACCGGTTGAGCTTCATCAGCTTCGTGCCCAAGGCCTTCGCCCGGCGGGAGAGCCGGGCCGCCATGCTGCACCGCTTCGTGCACGGGACGCGGCCGGACCTGCGCGCCACGCTGACGCTCCAGCAGTTGGACCTGCTCCAGGACGCGGTGGCCCAGGTGAAGGTGCCCGGCCACGTGCTGGAGGGCGTGGAGATGCTCACGGACGCGCTGGAGCGTGCGCTCGTGGCGCAGGTGTCGAAGCTGCCGGACTACGTGCCCACGAAGTACTTCTCCCAGCGCTCGGTGGTGAAGGCGCTCTGGACGCTGAAGGCCGCGGTGGTGCGCGATCAGATCTACCGCCGTCCGGACCGGCCGCTCGAAGCGACCGTCGAGGACCTGGACGCGCTGCGCTGGTTCTTCCTCCTGGGCGGTCCTCCCGCGGCGGAGGCGGACGCGCTGCTCAAGGCGGCGGTGGACCCTCGCGAGCGGGCGCAGCTGGAGATCGTCCGGCTGGAGCAGCGCACCTTCGACGAGGTGCTGGGCAAGGTGCGGCAGGAGCTGGGCGGCGGCGTGGAGCGCGAGGCGACGACGCTCGCGGCCGCCGACGACGTGAACGCCGCGGAGGGCCTGAGCCGCAACTGGCAGGCGGGCGTGGTGTCCACCACCGCGCGCGGCGTGCTGGGCAAGCTGGTGCCCGGGCCTCGCCACGGCCAGAACCGGGCGCCGCTGCTGGTGGCGGCGCGGGCGCTGGTGGCGGCCCTGGAGCAGCGGCTGTCGCGGGGCATGGCGGCGGGGCAGGGGGAGGGGCGCGGCGGCGTGGCGTTGCTCATCGCCATCCGCGACGTCCTGGAGCTGAGCCGGGCGGTGCCGGAGCTGAAGCCGGGCTACCCCGCGCTGTGCGAGTCGGCCGCGCGGTTCCTGGAGCAGGCGCTGGAGATGAGCGCGTCCGCGGCGGAGGGGCTCGCGTTCGAGGACAGCGTCAAGATGGAGTGGCTGGTCGGGCTCGCGGAGAACCTGGAGGAGGAGCTGGGCGTGATGGGCTCGCTGGCGGCGATGCTCAGCGAGGCGGTGCCCTCCCTCCACGAGCGGCTGCGCCACGCGGACCGGAACACGCGCCGCCGGGTGGTGGCCGCGCTCCGGCGCCGGGTGTCGGCGGCGTTCCCCGCGCAGGCGCCCCGGGGCCGCAAGGATCCGCTGGACGCGCTGTCCGCGGACTCGCGGCGGCTCACCCAGTTGGAGAACGCCCTGACGGCGTTGGATCCGTCCCAGGCGGGGTTGAAGCAGGAACTGCTCCGGCCGCTGAGCGTGGCGTACGCGCGCGAGGTGCTGGGGGCGACCCCGTTCGAGCGCATCGAGCAGTACGGCCGCGCGGTGCAGGCGGTGGCGGAGAACCTGCGGCGCGAGGGCGTGACGGCGGAGCCGGTGCTCGCCGAGTGCCGCGACCTGATGGAGAACCGCCTCCGGGAGCATGCCCGCGTGCTGTCTCGCGAGGTGGCCAGCCCGCCTCCGGCCCCCAACGCCGTGCTCAACGGCGACGCGTACACCTACTACCGGGGCGAGCTGTCCGCGCAGGCCCCCGACGGCGAGCTGACCGCGCTCGTGGGCCTGGACGGACAGCTGATGGCGGCGCGTCCCCCGTCCGCGTCCGCGTTCCTCTCCGACACGGTCCGCGCGGCCGTGGCCGAGGCGGAGCTGTCCTTCCTCCTGTCGCGCATCAAGTACCTGCGCAGCTGGCTGACCCAGCTGCTGTCCGCGCTGCCCGCCCCCGAGGCGCTCAACGGCCGTGCCGACGCGGAGCGCACCTTCGAGCGGCTGGTGCGCAGCCGCTTCCCCCAGCTCGCGCTCAAGGAGGGCGAGCTGGTGCGGCTCAAGGCCACGCTGGGCATGCTGGAGACGCTCCCGGGCGAGCTGGGAGAGAGCGCGCGCAAGCTGTCCACCCAGCTGCGCGGCATCGACGAGGACTTCGGACGCTTCAGCCGTCAGGTGCTGGAGCGGCGGACCGCGCCGTGAGCGCGGGGGCCCTGTCCGGAAGGCGGCGCTGAGACGTGCTGGCGCGTCGGCTCACTCCCCTGCGGCAGCGCCTGGATGCGCTCCGCCAGCCCGTGGCGGCCCGTGGTGGCGCGTGGTCCTGGCCCTTCGGCCGCAAGCTGAAGGGACCGGAAGACCTGGGCCTGCCGGTGCTCGTGGCGCTCGACCGCGAGCTGGATCGCGTGGGCATCCACACCGCCGCGGATGCCCGGCTGCTGCTCGCGCTGGGCACCCAGCGGGGCAGGGCGGGGGCGCTCGCGCAGGGGCTCGCGACGCGCGCGAACCAGGCCCTGGAGGAGTACGAGGAGTGCCTGCGCCTGGTGGAGAAGGCGCACCGCTCCGGGGAGATGCCTTCGGGGGCCCTCACCGCGCTGGACCGCGGCTTCGTGCGGCTGGCCCGCGCGGTGAAGGTGGCGGATCTCTTCAGCCGTCCGTTGGAGGCCCAGGGCGGTGAGGACGCGCCGTTCGAGATCTTCGAACGCCCGCCTGGGACGACCCGGGAGCGGCCGCCGGCCAACGCGCGCCTGGCCGTCGCGGAGTTGCTGGCCGCTCGCGCGCGGGACAACGTCATCGACCTGGTGCAGAAGCGGCGCGACCTGGACCTGGCCCACGAGATGCTGCTGCGCCTGGGCACCACGGACGCGGACCGCGCGCGGAGCATGGCGCTGCGCACCGACGTGGCGGAGGCGCGCGAGCGGGTGCGCGAGGTTCCCCCCACGCGCTCCCTGGAGGCGCTGGTGCGCGGTGTGCGGGAGACCGCCCAGAAGGATCCCCGGGGCGCCTACCGTTCGTTGCAGGGCCTCTACGAGCGCGCCATCGAAGCAGGGGACGCGGAGCTGGCCTCGGCGGCGCGGCGCGCGCTGACGCCGCTGCTTCCCCCCGAGTCCCGGCTGACGCGGATGGTGGAGGACGCGGAGGCGGGCACGCGGCTCCAGTGGCTGGGGGAGGCGGATGCCGAGGCGGACTCCGGACGCGAAGCGGAAGACGCGCCGGACGAGCAGCTCGCGGACCTGGCGTTCTCCCTGAAGCCGGAACAGCTGGCCACGTTCGACCTGGCGGCGGGGTGCGCGCGCTTCTTCGACGTGGAGGACGCGCTGTCGGAGGAGATCGTCGAGAAGGACGCCGCCGCCGCGCGGGCCGTCCCGCGTCAGGTGCCCTATCCGACGCAGACGATGTCGTTCGCCACGACGGGCAGCCTGGATGAGGTCCACCACTTCGTCATCACGGACCCTCGGCGCCTGCTCCAGGACCTCGCGGGGCACCGGCAGCTCGTGCGCACGTACCTGGACGACGCGCCGCCCCCCAAGCCGCGCAAGGTGAAGCGCACCGCCGTGCGCGTCTACGTCTGTGACGCCTCCGGCTCCATGCACGGCGCGCGGGCGCGCTTCCGTGACGCGCTCATCATCGCGGAGCTGAACAACCTGCGCGTGAAGGCGCGGCGCGGAGAGAACTTCGACCCGCTCTACTTCAGCTTCTTCAACGACGTGCCCACGGAGCTGGCCCGCGTGGACACCGCCGCGGAGGCGACCCGGCAGATTGAAAAGCTCTTCCGGGACTCGCCCGCGGAAGGGCAGACGGACATCTCCCTGGCCCTGCTGTCCGCCTTCGACTCCATCCGCGCCGCGCAGGGGCGCGACCCGTACCTCGCGCGCGCCACGGTGGTGCTCATCACCGACGGCGAGGACCGCGTGGACCTGGACCTCATCCGCCGCACGCGCGCGCCCATGGGCGCCCTGGACATCGCGTTGAGCTTCATCTCGCTGGGCGAGGAGAACCCGGACCTCAAGTCCCTGGTGCTGGAGCAGCGCGCCGCCGGAGGCCGCGCCTTCTACCACCCGCTCTCCGACGAGGAGATCCGCTGGGCGCGCACGGAGTTCGACACGCCCTGGCGCACGCTCCTGCCTCGCGACGTGCCGGCCTCGCTGGAAGCCCTGGAGGCCCTGGCCCCGCACCTGGACGCGCTGGAGGCGGTGGCGGCGGGCCGCGCTCCCGGGGCGGGCGTGGCCGTGGAGGCCTCCTTCGACGCGCTCTTCCCAGCCGCGCCCGCGGCGTCCCCCGTGCCGGAGGCGCCCGGCGCGGAGCTCGTGGCGCGGGTGATGGACATCCTGGAGGCGGTGGGCGAGGCCGCGTCGCTCGCCTCCACGGACCGGCGCGCGACGGAGAGCGTGGTGCTCCTGCAGCACCTGCTGTCCGTCTACGGACTCACGCCCGCGCGCTACCTGGCCGTGCTGTCCGGCGGCGGGCGTCCGGTGGCCGAGGCATTGGAACGGGTGCGGTTGCTCTGCCGCCCGTTCGGGTAGGCTTCAAGGCACGCGCCATGTTCGGCTTCCTCAAACGCAAGAAGACACCCGCGGCGCCCGTGGACCCGTTGGCCACGTTCGACCGGCTCATCGAGGACCTGGAGCGCCAGGCGGCCGAGGTGCGCAAGTCCGCCGCCACGCTGCTGGCCCTCAAGGGCGAGCTCTCCCGCGGAGTGACGCGCTACACGGCCCGCCTGGGCGACATCGCCGGACGGCGCCAGACGGCGCATGACCGGGGGGACGCGAAGGGCGTGGGCGTGCTGGAGCGCGACCGCGTGCAGACCGAGCGCCTGCTGG
This DNA window, taken from Corallococcus coralloides DSM 2259, encodes the following:
- a CDS encoding thiol-disulfide oxidoreductase DCC family protein encodes the protein MTTLQTTPPGHDVVLYDSHCRVCSGAAREMRKLVGGQGTQLLSFRDEGVLDAFPGVSFERCEKAMQLIQADGRVLEGAEAIVRALGRRPLGRLLYVYYVPGLRQLADAVYGVVARYRFRIAGRNCPDGACAVHFK
- a CDS encoding AAA family ATPase, which codes for MTSPPPNLQAAQSFRRFFGELRETYLERETLFTQIELALLCREHVLVVGPPGTAKSAVASAVLGRITDEVSGLPSLFSKQIAETTLQTDLIGPVDFKVLTETGRTEYLTDEGMLGAVHAFLDEVFDGRDMLLRSILNVMYERELKHGRKVTAGRTECVVMTSNRYLTEVLARSPELLLAFADRLSFISFVPKAFARRESRAAMLHRFVHGTRPDLRATLTLQQLDLLQDAVAQVKVPGHVLEGVEMLTDALERALVAQVSKLPDYVPTKYFSQRSVVKALWTLKAAVVRDQIYRRPDRPLEATVEDLDALRWFFLLGGPPAAEADALLKAAVDPRERAQLEIVRLEQRTFDEVLGKVRQELGGGVEREATTLAAADDVNAAEGLSRNWQAGVVSTTARGVLGKLVPGPRHGQNRAPLLVAARALVAALEQRLSRGMAAGQGEGRGGVALLIAIRDVLELSRAVPELKPGYPALCESAARFLEQALEMSASAAEGLAFEDSVKMEWLVGLAENLEEELGVMGSLAAMLSEAVPSLHERLRHADRNTRRRVVAALRRRVSAAFPAQAPRGRKDPLDALSADSRRLTQLENALTALDPSQAGLKQELLRPLSVAYAREVLGATPFERIEQYGRAVQAVAENLRREGVTAEPVLAECRDLMENRLREHARVLSREVASPPPAPNAVLNGDAYTYYRGELSAQAPDGELTALVGLDGQLMAARPPSASAFLSDTVRAAVAEAELSFLLSRIKYLRSWLTQLLSALPAPEALNGRADAERTFERLVRSRFPQLALKEGELVRLKATLGMLETLPGELGESARKLSTQLRGIDEDFGRFSRQVLERRTAP
- a CDS encoding vWA domain-containing protein, whose protein sequence is MLARRLTPLRQRLDALRQPVAARGGAWSWPFGRKLKGPEDLGLPVLVALDRELDRVGIHTAADARLLLALGTQRGRAGALAQGLATRANQALEEYEECLRLVEKAHRSGEMPSGALTALDRGFVRLARAVKVADLFSRPLEAQGGEDAPFEIFERPPGTTRERPPANARLAVAELLAARARDNVIDLVQKRRDLDLAHEMLLRLGTTDADRARSMALRTDVAEARERVREVPPTRSLEALVRGVRETAQKDPRGAYRSLQGLYERAIEAGDAELASAARRALTPLLPPESRLTRMVEDAEAGTRLQWLGEADAEADSGREAEDAPDEQLADLAFSLKPEQLATFDLAAGCARFFDVEDALSEEIVEKDAAAARAVPRQVPYPTQTMSFATTGSLDEVHHFVITDPRRLLQDLAGHRQLVRTYLDDAPPPKPRKVKRTAVRVYVCDASGSMHGARARFRDALIIAELNNLRVKARRGENFDPLYFSFFNDVPTELARVDTAAEATRQIEKLFRDSPAEGQTDISLALLSAFDSIRAAQGRDPYLARATVVLITDGEDRVDLDLIRRTRAPMGALDIALSFISLGEENPDLKSLVLEQRAAGGRAFYHPLSDEEIRWARTEFDTPWRTLLPRDVPASLEALEALAPHLDALEAVAAGRAPGAGVAVEASFDALFPAAPAASPVPEAPGAELVARVMDILEAVGEAASLASTDRRATESVVLLQHLLSVYGLTPARYLAVLSGGGRPVAEALERVRLLCRPFG